A stretch of DNA from Hydra vulgaris chromosome 03, alternate assembly HydraT2T_AEP:
TCTAACATctgctaaacaaaaaatttactttttaggcagttaatatttttattcaataaattgtcacttattatttttttattaggctTATTTATCATGATTTTTTTCCTAGATACCATTCTACGACGAAGACACTGCTTTATGGCCATTTCAATTAAAGGAAAATGAACGTATGAAGTATTTAAACAAGGGGTAtgctttttttcaaagtaaagaCTCTAATTTCGAATCTTCGAAGAGGATGTTCATAAACCAGTACAGATATTATTcggttaaatattttcaaaaagtgatgGATAAAGTGTAACCAAAAGTGGTTAATATTTTCTGAATCCACTGGGTGTGTATTTTGTTATGTTTGCAAGTTGTTTTCAACCGATTACGACAACGTATTTGTCAAAAGTGGCTTTTACAATTGGAAAAAAGCTAAGCAAACAATTTTCGGCCACGAAAACAGCAAGGAACATATTCAATGTATGATTAAGTGGATTGAATTCATAACACAAAATACTCATGTCAATGAATATATGGTAAGCCAGATTAAAAGGGAGAAAGATATGATATTGATATAACCAATTGTCGGGGACAGGCATACGATAATGCAAGCAATATGTCTGGTAAATATTCTGGATTGCAGGCAAGTTTAAAAGAGCGGAGTGAATTAGCTTTTTATATCCCCTGCGCTGGacattctttaaatttagtagGGCAGTGCAGTGTCAGTGAGTGCATCAATTCTATCAACTATTTTGGCGTTCTCCAGagtttatattcattttttgtaGCTTCAACACATATATGGGATTTATTGAAAGGAAATCATGCTACACTCAAGCGCCTATCAGATACACGATGGTCATGTAGGTCAGATGCTTCAAAAAGTTTAGTAGAAAATTTTGATGGGATTCATGCAGCGCTATGTCATATAGCTGAGgatacagaaaaaaaatctgatactcGTCATGAAGCTttgtgtttattaaataaaataactaagcTAGAGTTTACATTCATGGCTGTACTTTGGCATCACATACTTAAGAGGTTTAATGCAGTTAgcaaatttcttcaaaaagttgaattaaatttgCATACAGCAAGCAGTATGTTACTTTCacaaattgactttttaaaaaacttacgaAACGACTTTATGAGATTtaagaatgaattaaaaaaacttagctCGTTTATTGAAAAAGACTGTTCTGATAAGAACAAAAGaaaggtaattaaaaaattgagcaACGTAGAAAGCCAAGTTGATTCTTTAAGCATATCCGACAAGTTTCGAGTGAAtacattttttgtcattattgaCAAACTTGTGACACAATTAACTATAAGAAGTGATGGTTACAACCACGTAAATAAGTTATTTGGATTTCTATCGAAGCTGTTAACTATTAGTACCATGGAATTGCAAGTTAGCGCGAAAAAAATTGTAGAAGTGTACTCAAAGAATTTAGAAGatagttttatatttgaaatagaACATTATTAAAGTTGCAGCCTCCGGGTTTTTTTTcgcataaaaaagataaatctgAGACTGAAAACACATTGATTCCTCTGCATGTTTTAAATGGGATTGTTGAAACCGATATTATTGATGTATTTCCAAATATTTCTATAGCATATCGCTTGTTTCTAACTATTCCCATAACAAATTGCGAGGCTGAGAGATTTCTCTACTCTTAAAAGAGTTAAGAACATGCACCGACCAACAATGGTCCATAGTCGTTTAAGTAATATAGCAAGATTAACTATTGAGTCAAAATTATTAGAAACTTTGGATTTCAGCAATGTGATTGCAGAGTTTGCGGGAaagaaaagcagaaaaaaattactcaacttaattcaataaaataaatataaaatttgtatataaataaatatcagtGATAGCGTTTTCAAGAAAATCTTTGTTTTACTCATTTTTGTCGTTGTTAGTGGAACGGGGTCTTCTACTTttaaatagccccgggccccgaaaagtcttaatccgccactgatatatatatatatatatatatatatatatatatatatatatatatatatatatatatatatatatatatatatatatatatatatatataacacttaatcagttttttgtaaatatagatcctattttatcatcaaatatAGCAACTTCTAAAATACACTTTAAGTCTTACGTAACCTCAAACAACATTAGTGTTATGTCTAATCCTAAACTTACGGAAAATGAATTATTAGACGCAGTCTCTTTGTTAAAGCCTAAAAAAAGTGTAGGTTTCGATTCTATAAGTAGTAATGTCGTTATTAAATCGATAAAATACATCACAATTccattattacatatttttaatttatctttaaaacatggtgtttttccagaaaacctaaaaattgcaaaaatcattccaattttaaaatcagGCGATCCTTCTGAAGTTGCAAATTATCGTCCAATCTcaattcttaattgtttttctaaaatattagagcgAGTTATGTATAATAGgctttattcttttttgaatgtaaataatattctttaccataaacaatttggattcaaaTCTGGCCATTCCACCGATCATGCAATCATTCACCTTGTTCAGGACGTATTTGAATCGTTTGATGAAGGCAAGTATACCCTTGGTCTTTTTATcgatttaagtaaagctttcgatacagtcaatcatcaaatccttctatcgaaactcaaaagttatggtataaaaaatactaacttgtCCTGGTTCGAGAGTTATTTGACTAATAGGAAGCAGTATATAGTTTATGATGAAGGAAAAACTAGTTATGAGACAATTacatgtggtgttcctcaaggatcgATTTTAGGGCCACTTCTATTTCtcgtttatataaacgatttaaataaattttctaacattttaaatacaattttatttgcagatgataccagcttgttttattccaataaagatatcaatatattattccaaataataaacaaagaacTAGACAAACTGGCccaatggtttaaatcaaacaagttatctctaaatattactaaaacaaaaaacactttaTTCCATTGCCAACATTAAAAATCAGATATTTCCTTAGAACTTCCAGACCTTTTTATTGACAACCAATTAATAAAGagagagcaatcaataaagtttttaggcaTGTTTCTAGACGAAAATGTAACCTGGAGGGAACATATAGGTgtagttgaagataaaatatcaaaaaatttaggtataatgtacaaagcaaagcagttattacattgatcttgtttaaaaaacatttacttttcttttattcattgttacttaagttatgcgaacttggtgtagcactaacgtgaaatataaaaaaattgcttagcaaacaaaaacaggctataaggataattTCAAACGTAGATCGCTtctcacacacacaaacactatttaatgaactcaatatcctaaatgtatataaactaaacctctatcaagttcttattttcatgttcaaacttgataaaaatatattaccaatcttattttattcaatttttgaaaaaataaatcacatataccctactagattttcaaaatacaactacattcaatccaaaacttattattccgctactaaattctctattgtaaaccgaggaccaaagttgtggaacataatattaaataatgaaatgaaaactaattattctctaaaccaattcaaaacaaaacttaagcaattacttttgttaactgaaaatgaattaaattttttctaataaaacgtctttatattagaaatcaataattaatagttaattaattaattactttagattattaatacataattaatcaataattgtacatatatttttatcattttaaatgataatcttctttttgagaaattttattttttatttttgcgttatttattagtcttttacttttattttatactgtttatttgcttttacttaattggcaatgaaaagtattataaatataattaaataagttaaactataaaatgctctaccaataaaatgtttttatataaaatcatatcttcttatttttcaaaccaattcttaaatgttatttttgtcatttaatattttaataaattttgtttcttttattttacaaagcaattgttatatcttattttttgaaaaactataaattttaaacgatatgcgatatatttaaattttcttttataatatatatcagagatatatacattgaaactatattttattgtcaaactatattttgtctagtaatgacgcattttttggggcttaatgataagactaaatttgtcttcttctagccccggtcatgtaattatttttttataagttacgactgtaaatttttttttatcggcaaagtgtaaataaaaaaaaaagaagtatatatatataattaaaggtatataaaatagataaagctACTTCTTAAACTTTGCTTCGAGATTATGTAGTAAGTAGTAGAATGTAAATAATAGTAATGTGATAGTGAGATTGAAGTAG
This window harbors:
- the LOC136078440 gene encoding uncharacterized protein LOC136078440, which produces MSGKYSGLQASLKERSELAFYIPCAGHSLNLVGQCSVSECINSINYFGVLQSLYSFFVASTHIWDLLKGNHATLKRLSDTRWSCRSDASKSLVENFDGIHAALCHIAEDTEKKSDTRHEALCLLNKITKLEFTFMAVLWHHILKRFNAVSKFLQKVELNLHTASSMLLSQIDFLKNLRNDFMRFKNELKKLSSFIEKDCSDKNKRKVIKKLSNVESQVDSLSISDKFRVNTFFVIIDKLVTQLTIRSDGYNHVNKLFGFLSKLLTISTMELQVSAKKIVEVYSKNLEDSFIFEIEHY